CGCAGCAGAAACTAGAAAACCCGGGGCCACTGATCTTAAGAATCACTGCCTCGGGTACCTCTGTGATCAGCAATAGACGTGCACTTATGCCTTAAGACATGCCGATAATTCCGCTTCTATGTGGTCCATCCGTTGAGCAGCCTGGTCTGCGGAATGATCCACAGTTTCCAGATAACACTTCAACTTAGGTTCGGTGCCCGACGGTCTTATTACCACTCGATCTCCCGCTTGGCTAATCAACATGATTCCCGGCGTGGACGGCAATCCCGCATAGCCTTCGGCAAGGTTGTAGCTACTCACCACCGGGCTACCAGCCAAGGATTTAGGAGGATCAGCAATAACGTTAGCCAAGGTGGAAGAAATATTTTCTGAACACGTAAATCTCAGCGTCAACGGCCTGGTGAGGTACACGGAATACAGCTGATCAATCTCGTGAGCAAATTCAGCTAGATCCCGTCGAGCGGCTAAATCTGCCACCCGCAGGCAAGCACTGATTCCGTCTTTATCACGCACCCACTCCGGGTCCGTACAGTATCCCAACGCTTCTTCGTAACCAAAGGTTAAATGTGGGGTTCTTCCAATCCACTTGAATCCGGTCAGGGTAGGACGGAACGATAAACCATTTCGCCGAGCAATTTGTTCTAGAATCCGCGAGCTGACAATGGAACAGGCAAGAACCCCGTCTCCATCACGGCGTCGGGCACAATCTTCCCCAAGCAGGGTACCAACTCGATCACCGGAAAGCTGCACCCACTCTCCGCCCTGAGGAATAGCCACGCTACAGCGGTCCGCATCCGGGTCTAAGGCTAGAATAAGCTGGGCATCGTGCCGCTGAGCAGTGGCTATCGCGAGATCTAAAGCACCTTGTTCCTCCGGGTTAGGGAAATCAACGGTAGGGAAATCTGGGTTTGGTTCCTGTTGCTCAGCTACTGGGTAGACGTTGTGAAAACCACAACGTCGCAGCACCGTTTCCAGAACTTTCCCCCCTACCCCATGCATAGCTGTTATCACGATGGGAAGATCTCGCCGCTCATATGGAATCAGCGAGCACACCCGTGAATAGTAGGCTTCAAGCAGTTCCTCCCCTTGCCTTGTAATTAAGCGCGAGTCCCGGTCAATCTCATCTGCTTCTGGACTCTGAGCAATAGCTTCCGCTATCTCTTGGTCAGCGGGGCTAATGAGCTGCACGCCGCGTTCCTCATCGCTTTCTACTACTCGCCCACCCAGATAAACCTTGTACCCATTATCTTGAGGCGGATTATGACTGGCCGTAATCATCACGCCTGCATCGGCGTTGAGATACCGCACAGCAAAAGCTGTCACCGGGGTAGGAAGCTGTGGTGTTAAAGACTCAACGTGGCAACCGGCCGCTGACAATACTTGACAGGCAACTCGGTGAAAATCTGCGGACCCATGCCGAGCATCGCATCCCACCACTACTCGAGGCTGTGGTGTTTTTCCGGTCAACCACCGCGCCAATCCGAAACTCGCTCTAGCGATGGTGGCGTGATTGAGATAGGACTCACCTGCACCAATCCGGCTTCGTAAACCTGCTGTTCCAAAAACTAACGGACCGGAGAATCTGGCCTGAAGTTCGGCGTGTCGCTGATCTGGATCTGCTAGCTCTAATATCTCACTGAGTTCCTTCCGAGTCGCGGGATCCGGATCATGGGCGATCCAGTGGCGAGCTCGGTGCAGCAGTTCTTGCTCACGAGATGTCATGATCTCAGAGACCTTCAATAACGTCGCGGGAGGAGGAACATCCCAGTCGAGTAGCTCCAGCCTTAATCATTGCCAAAGCTGTGGCTGTTTCTCTAATTCCGCCTGAGGCTTTAATCCCCAGTCGGCCTCCAACAACTTTGTTCATGAGCTCAACCGCGTGCACACTCGCCCCACCTGCCGGGTGAAAACCCGTCGACGTTTTGACAAATTCTGCCCCGGCGCGTTCCGCAGCCAAACAGCATTCGGTGATTTCTTCATCACTCAGGGCGGCGGTTTCCACAATGACTTTTAGCACCGTCCCTGGGATAGCTTCACGCACTGTCCGAATATCTTTTTCTACGGCTAAAAAGTCTCCGGTTTTCGCGTAGGCCACATTGATGACCATGTCTACCTCAGCTGCGCCTTTGGCCACAGAATCGCGAGCTTCTGCGGCTTTGATAGCGCTGTCATGAGCTCCTGAGGGGAATCCGCATACGGTGGCAACCTTGAGATTATCTGGAACCTCCACCGGCAACAGGGAGGGGGATATGCACACTGAATAGGTGCCCAATTCAGCCGCTTCAGCCACCAAGTCTTTGACCTGCTCCGGTGTAGTTTCTGGTTTCAACAAAGTGTGATCGATGTACTGCGCTAATTCTTCGCGTTTCACGGGTTACGCCGTCCTTACTTCCATCATGGGTTATCTAATAAATTCTCTCGTGAATCAAGATCCGCTCAGCGGGTTTTTCCATCCCAATGTCGATCCCTGCCGTGATAACTTCCATCGCCCGCTCAAATCTGTCAGGGGTGTCGGTATGCAAGGTCACAATCTTTTGCCCTCGACTAACTTTTTCCCCATATCCAGTATGAATCTCAATTCCAGCAGTGGCTTGCACGGGGTCTTCTTTGCGAGCTCTCCCCGCCCCTAATCGCCAAGACCCAACTCCCAACGCCAAGGCATCTAGTTTCGTGATGTATCCATCCTGAGAAGCGCAGATGTCATGGGTATGCTGCGCCTGCGGGAGTGCGGCATCGGGATCTCCGCCCTGGGCGCTGATCATTGCTCGCCAGGAGTCCATTGCCCGTCCATCTTGTAACGCAGCGGCCACATCTGCGTCAGGCATGCCAGCCAGCTCCAGCATGTCGGAGGCGAGGGCACATGTAAGTTCGACGACGTCCGACGGTCCGCCGCCGGCGAGAACTTCTACCGCCTCGCGGACCTCGAGGGCGTTTCCAATGGTTCGTCCTAATGGAATAGTCATATCGCTAAGCACTGCTCGGGTACGCACTCCAGCGTCTTCACCGAGGTCCACCATGGTTTGCGCGAGTTCACGCGCCTGGTCCAGGTCTTTCATAAAAGCACCACTCCCGACTTTGACATCGAGCACTAGGGCCGAGGTGCCCTCAGCAATTTTTTTACTCATGATGGAGCTAGCTATTAGAGGGATACTGTCAACCGTAGCGGTAATGTCCCGGAGCGCATAGATCTTTTTATCGGCAGGGGCCAATCCTGCTCCTGCAGCAGCAACAACTGCCCCATTATCCTCCAGGATCTCCATAAGACGTGAGTTACTTACCTCTGCTTTCCATCCGGGAATCGATTCCAATTTATCGAGGGTCCCGCCAGTATGCCCCAGTCCTCGACCTGAAAGTTGTGGAACGGCTACTCCAAAAGAACTGACCAGTGGCCCAAGGGGAAGAGTGATTTTGTCCCCTACCCCGCCAGTGGAATGTTTGTCAACGGTGGGTTTAGACAGAGAGTCAAAGCTCATCTTGTCCCCACTATTAATCATGGCTTGGGTCCAGTCCACGATTTCGCGACGGTTCATTCCATTAAGAAACACCGCCATATTCAGGGCCGCCATTTGTTCATCGCCCACCACCCCACGCGTATAGGCATCAATGACCCAGGCAATCTGTTCTGGGCTAAGTTCTTGGCAGTCTCGCTTAGTACGGATGACATCAACGACATCAAAGGCTTCCGTCATGGTAGTTCTCCTTCGAGATTTCCAGCGATGGCGCCCGCTTCATTTTTGTGATCTAAAATTCTTGCGCCAATGCCTATGATCCGATTATCATTCGAATTAGAACAATTGTCAATGAGCCAGTTATCTAATGTTCCGCACTGGTTCATCGGTGGTCGTCGAGAAAGGATCCCGGTATGACCTCCGCAATAACGATTAATCATGAGGAGCTGTTAGCGGCTGCCCGGGACGTTGCTCACCATGCCTACGTCCCCTATTCAGGTTTCCCCGTCGGTGCTGCACTCATTGACAGCGAAGGAACCATCACTACCGGCTGCAATGTCGAAAACGCAGCTTATGGAGAAGCGATTTGTGCCGAACGCAATGCGGTGACCAGCATGGTCGCCCGCTTTGGGTATCGCCAGATTGTCGCCGTCGCCATCGTTGGGTTAAAGGCGGCGCCGTGTTGGCCATGCGGCGCCTGTCGCCAGGTTCTCCGCGAGTTCAACTGCGGCGCAGTGATCGTTGAAGATTCCGAGCATCAGCCGCTATCTTTAGATTTTGAAGAAATTTTGCCGAATTCTTTCGGCCCAGACGCTCTGGAACAGGAGTAAAACATGGAGCGTTTTCAAGGTCTCATCGGCATCATCCTCATTCTCGGGGTGTTGGTGCTCTTTTCTTCCCACCGTCGCCACATCAAATGGCGCACTCTCGGCGTCGGCTTAGTCTTGCAAGTTGTTTTTGCTCTGCTGGTTCTCAAGTGGGAACCGGGCTTCCACGCCCTACGGTGGACCGCCGATGTGGTGCAAAAACTTATCGACTTCACTGCGCAGGGAACATCATTCGTGTTCGGACCGCTTTTTGGCGAAAAAACCGGTTTTGTTTTCGCCCTTAATGTGTTGCCGGTCATCATCTTCCTGGGCGCACTCATCGCTGCCTTGTATTATTTCCGAATCCTGCAGTGGTTTGTCGAGATCGTTGGAACTGCGCTGAACAAACTCATGGGCACCTCTAAGGTGGAGTCCGTCTGGGCCGCCACCGTCATTTTCCTTGGCCAATCTGAAGCCCCCTTGGTGATCCGCCCTTGGCTACCTAAACTCACCCGATCCGAGCTCTTCGCTTGTATGACCGGAGGATTCGCCTCCGTCGCGGGGTCTACCCTGATTGGTTATTCCCTCCTCGGCGCCCCGCTGCCATATCTATTAGCAGCCTCAATCATGAACGCGCCGGGCTCCTTGATCGTGGCGAAAGCCCTGATGCCAGAAACGGAGGTTTCTACGGCTTCGGCGAATGTTCGCTCCGTGCGGGACGAAGAAAATAAAAATATTATCGACGCACTTGGGGCCGGGGCTATGGCAGGTGGCCGGATCGCTGTTTCGGTAGCGTGTATGCTCATCGCCTTTATCGCCTTGATCTCCATGCTTTCGGCTATCCTCGGCGGAATCGGGCATCTCTTCGGTCAGGATAACTGGTCCCTCGAGGGACTCTTCGGCTTAGTTTTCTCTCCTCTCGCCTGGGCTATCGGCGTTCCGTGGCAAGAATCGGGTTTAATAGGCAGTTTCATCGGTCAAAAGACCATCCTCAATGAGTTCGTCGGCTATACCTCATTTTCCGGTCATGTCAACGACCTTTCTCAAAAAGCCATTATGATCTCAACCTTTGCGATGGCTGGTTTCGCTAATCTCTCTTCTATCGCTATCCAAATTGGCGCCTTCGGTGCGCTCTGCCCTGAACGTCGCGGAGACGTAGCAGAGCTTGGCCTCAAAGCTCTTTTCGCTGGGTTCTGCACCAACATGCTCAACGCCGCAATCGTCGGAGTCGTCGCCCTATAACCAAGGCAGTCACAAACCCAGGTTGAACATCATGTTCTGGTGTGGGACCTGGGTTTTTCTATGCCTCTTCCCAACCTTCTTCAAGAATCTCTGTCGCTGTATCAGAATCAATGACCAGATGGGTCGCAAGTCCCATTGTGATAGCAACATCAATAGCTTGTGCTTTCCACCGGCCACCGGCCACCATAATTCTCACGGGACGCTGAGCTAAATCAGCCAGCGAAATCCCTACGGTCCGTTCATCAATTTCCGCGTTCGCAATATCGCCTGCGGTATTAAAAAACCGGGAACACACATCACCAATAGCCTGGGTAGATAAATCAGCTATTTCTGAGTCAGTCAAATAACCTAAAGTCAGTGGTAAAGAATCAGGGTGGGCATGGCCGACGGTAAAAACAACTACCTCAGTAGTGCGGCCTAATTGTAATAAATGAGCTATATGGCGATCATTTTCAACTACGTGCTTGGTTTCCGCATTATCGAAAATGACGGGCAATGGTAAGGTGCGGGCGTCGGCATCAAATGCCCGGCAAAACAGGTTAATGGTCTCCATATCATTGGTTGTGGACTTGGTATAGCTCATTCCCCCCTTGAGCTGGACAATTTCTACACCCCGGCGTGGATAATATTCCAGGGCCTGGGCTACCGCATGCATGGTACGACCCCACGACACTCCTACTCGGTAACCATCATTAACCTCGCGGCTGAGCAGCTCCGCCCCCGCTCGTCCCAGTTCAGCAAGCAATTCCTCACTACTGTCTCGCGGTGCATCAACCACTCGCACCTCCTGGACGCCATAGCGACGATAACGCTCTAATAATTGTTCAGCTGCTTCTCCGCTACTTTCTCTGGGATCATGAATTTCAATAACGACGAATTTCTTCTCTTTCGCCAGTTTCAACAATTTAGAGACGGTTGGCCGGGATACTCCAAGTTCTTTAGCGACCTCGGCCTGCCCTAATCCCACAAGATAGTATAGCTTAGCCGCTCGAAGCGCCTG
This genomic interval from Corynebacterium poyangense contains the following:
- a CDS encoding phospho-sugar mutase, with product MTSREQELLHRARHWIAHDPDPATRKELSEILELADPDQRHAELQARFSGPLVFGTAGLRSRIGAGESYLNHATIARASFGLARWLTGKTPQPRVVVGCDARHGSADFHRVACQVLSAAGCHVESLTPQLPTPVTAFAVRYLNADAGVMITASHNPPQDNGYKVYLGGRVVESDEERGVQLISPADQEIAEAIAQSPEADEIDRDSRLITRQGEELLEAYYSRVCSLIPYERRDLPIVITAMHGVGGKVLETVLRRCGFHNVYPVAEQQEPNPDFPTVDFPNPEEQGALDLAIATAQRHDAQLILALDPDADRCSVAIPQGGEWVQLSGDRVGTLLGEDCARRRDGDGVLACSIVSSRILEQIARRNGLSFRPTLTGFKWIGRTPHLTFGYEEALGYCTDPEWVRDKDGISACLRVADLAARRDLAEFAHEIDQLYSVYLTRPLTLRFTCSENISSTLANVIADPPKSLAGSPVVSSYNLAEGYAGLPSTPGIMLISQAGDRVVIRPSGTEPKLKCYLETVDHSADQAAQRMDHIEAELSACLKA
- the deoC gene encoding deoxyribose-phosphate aldolase — protein: MKREELAQYIDHTLLKPETTPEQVKDLVAEAAELGTYSVCISPSLLPVEVPDNLKVATVCGFPSGAHDSAIKAAEARDSVAKGAAEVDMVINVAYAKTGDFLAVEKDIRTVREAIPGTVLKVIVETAALSDEEITECCLAAERAGAEFVKTSTGFHPAGGASVHAVELMNKVVGGRLGIKASGGIRETATALAMIKAGATRLGCSSSRDVIEGL
- a CDS encoding thymidine phosphorylase, which encodes MTEAFDVVDVIRTKRDCQELSPEQIAWVIDAYTRGVVGDEQMAALNMAVFLNGMNRREIVDWTQAMINSGDKMSFDSLSKPTVDKHSTGGVGDKITLPLGPLVSSFGVAVPQLSGRGLGHTGGTLDKLESIPGWKAEVSNSRLMEILEDNGAVVAAAGAGLAPADKKIYALRDITATVDSIPLIASSIMSKKIAEGTSALVLDVKVGSGAFMKDLDQARELAQTMVDLGEDAGVRTRAVLSDMTIPLGRTIGNALEVREAVEVLAGGGPSDVVELTCALASDMLELAGMPDADVAAALQDGRAMDSWRAMISAQGGDPDAALPQAQHTHDICASQDGYITKLDALALGVGSWRLGAGRARKEDPVQATAGIEIHTGYGEKVSRGQKIVTLHTDTPDRFERAMEVITAGIDIGMEKPAERILIHERIY
- a CDS encoding cytidine deaminase, which encodes MTSAITINHEELLAAARDVAHHAYVPYSGFPVGAALIDSEGTITTGCNVENAAYGEAICAERNAVTSMVARFGYRQIVAVAIVGLKAAPCWPCGACRQVLREFNCGAVIVEDSEHQPLSLDFEEILPNSFGPDALEQE
- a CDS encoding NupC/NupG family nucleoside CNT transporter, with amino-acid sequence MERFQGLIGIILILGVLVLFSSHRRHIKWRTLGVGLVLQVVFALLVLKWEPGFHALRWTADVVQKLIDFTAQGTSFVFGPLFGEKTGFVFALNVLPVIIFLGALIAALYYFRILQWFVEIVGTALNKLMGTSKVESVWAATVIFLGQSEAPLVIRPWLPKLTRSELFACMTGGFASVAGSTLIGYSLLGAPLPYLLAASIMNAPGSLIVAKALMPETEVSTASANVRSVRDEENKNIIDALGAGAMAGGRIAVSVACMLIAFIALISMLSAILGGIGHLFGQDNWSLEGLFGLVFSPLAWAIGVPWQESGLIGSFIGQKTILNEFVGYTSFSGHVNDLSQKAIMISTFAMAGFANLSSIAIQIGAFGALCPERRGDVAELGLKALFAGFCTNMLNAAIVGVVAL
- a CDS encoding sugar-binding transcriptional regulator, which produces MEIRDEQALRAAKLYYLVGLGQAEVAKELGVSRPTVSKLLKLAKEKKFVVIEIHDPRESSGEAAEQLLERYRRYGVQEVRVVDAPRDSSEELLAELGRAGAELLSREVNDGYRVGVSWGRTMHAVAQALEYYPRRGVEIVQLKGGMSYTKSTTNDMETINLFCRAFDADARTLPLPVIFDNAETKHVVENDRHIAHLLQLGRTTEVVVFTVGHAHPDSLPLTLGYLTDSEIADLSTQAIGDVCSRFFNTAGDIANAEIDERTVGISLADLAQRPVRIMVAGGRWKAQAIDVAITMGLATHLVIDSDTATEILEEGWEEA